A single Flavobacterium sp. 1 DNA region contains:
- a CDS encoding amidohydrolase: MNKRIDSHQHFWKFDPVRDSWIDDSMQKIQRDFLPEDLLPLLTENKFQGCVAVEAHQSEEQTNFLADLASKNDFIKGVVGWVDLRNKNISERLHHFSNDKIIKGFRHVVQAEADDFMLRNDFRNGITALAAFDFTYDILIFHRQLPVAIDLVNRFPEQKFVIDHIAKPNIKSGEIATWEKDIKEIAKAENVMCKISGMVTEADWNNWEFQDLRPYLDVIFENFSADRLMFGSDWPVCNLAADYSKVVDTLENYIAQFSIQEQNMIWFENAAAFYKLKI, translated from the coding sequence ATGAACAAACGAATTGATTCCCACCAGCATTTTTGGAAGTTCGATCCAGTTAGAGACAGCTGGATTGATGATTCTATGCAAAAGATTCAAAGGGATTTTCTGCCTGAAGATTTACTGCCTCTGCTGACCGAAAATAAATTTCAGGGCTGTGTAGCTGTTGAAGCACATCAATCGGAAGAGCAGACTAATTTTTTAGCTGATTTGGCTTCAAAAAATGATTTTATAAAAGGTGTTGTTGGCTGGGTAGATTTACGCAATAAAAATATAAGCGAAAGACTGCATCATTTTTCGAATGATAAAATTATCAAAGGTTTTCGTCACGTTGTGCAAGCCGAAGCGGATGATTTTATGCTGCGAAATGATTTTAGAAATGGAATTACAGCGCTTGCAGCATTTGATTTTACCTATGATATTCTCATTTTTCATCGCCAGTTGCCAGTAGCTATAGATTTGGTCAATCGTTTTCCAGAACAAAAATTTGTTATCGATCATATTGCTAAACCGAATATTAAATCAGGTGAAATTGCCACATGGGAAAAAGATATTAAAGAGATAGCCAAAGCTGAAAATGTGATGTGCAAAATTTCCGGAATGGTGACTGAAGCAGATTGGAATAATTGGGAATTTCAAGATTTAAGACCTTACCTTGATGTGATTTTTGAAAATTTTTCGGCTGACAGATTAATGTTCGGCTCGGATTGGCCAGTTTGTAATCTGGCTGCAGATTATTCAAAAGTGGTAGACACATTAGAAAATTACATCGCTCAATTTTC
- a CDS encoding CaiB/BaiF CoA-transferase family protein, which produces MKPLEGLVVLEFCQFLAGPSAGLKLADLGARVIKIERPVKGEACRQLSIKDLFVDDSSLLFHTINRNKESFAADLKNPEDLILVKKLIAKADIMTHNFRPGVMDKIGLTFAEALAINPKIIYGTITGYGDKGPWANKPGQDLLLQSLSGLSWLSGRKSQGPVPFGLAVADLMCGNHFVQGILAALLKRAKTGKGVLVEVSLLESVLDVQFEAITSYLNDGGQLPERGDVKGSAHAFLSAPYGVYKTQDGYISLAMGDLLFIGNVLEIDLKKYADKQQWFSQRDEIREILAEKLAPQTADYWLDLLQKDGIWCGKVLNYEELNNQSFVNKLQLKQMVKNSDGEKLITTRSPIQLDGEILVSPKAAPKVGEDNIAIHEQFLTE; this is translated from the coding sequence ATGAAACCACTTGAAGGATTAGTAGTATTGGAGTTTTGCCAATTTTTGGCAGGGCCGTCGGCTGGATTAAAATTAGCCGATTTAGGAGCCAGAGTTATCAAAATAGAGCGTCCCGTAAAAGGCGAAGCCTGTCGACAATTGAGCATCAAAGATCTTTTTGTTGATGACAGCAGTTTGCTTTTTCACACCATAAATAGAAATAAAGAATCTTTTGCAGCCGACCTAAAAAATCCGGAAGATTTGATTTTGGTCAAAAAACTGATTGCCAAAGCGGATATTATGACCCATAATTTTCGCCCAGGCGTGATGGACAAAATAGGATTAACTTTTGCGGAAGCATTGGCAATTAATCCAAAAATTATTTACGGAACTATAACTGGTTATGGCGATAAAGGTCCTTGGGCTAATAAACCCGGACAGGATTTACTATTGCAGTCATTATCAGGACTAAGCTGGTTAAGCGGCAGAAAAAGTCAAGGACCAGTTCCATTTGGTTTGGCTGTAGCCGATTTAATGTGCGGGAATCATTTTGTTCAGGGAATTTTGGCGGCATTGCTCAAAAGAGCCAAAACTGGAAAAGGAGTTTTGGTTGAAGTGAGTTTGCTGGAATCGGTTTTGGATGTTCAGTTTGAAGCCATCACTTCTTACTTAAATGACGGAGGACAACTGCCTGAAAGAGGCGATGTTAAAGGAAGTGCTCACGCTTTTCTGAGTGCTCCTTATGGTGTTTATAAAACTCAGGACGGTTATATTTCCTTAGCAATGGGCGATTTGCTTTTCATTGGAAATGTCCTAGAAATTGATTTAAAAAAATACGCTGACAAACAGCAATGGTTTTCTCAAAGAGATGAAATCAGAGAAATTTTAGCAGAAAAATTAGCCCCTCAAACAGCAGATTATTGGCTGGATTTACTTCAAAAGGATGGAATCTGGTGCGGAAAAGTGCTTAATTACGAAGAACTAAACAATCAATCTTTTGTGAATAAATTACAGTTGAAACAGATGGTGAAAAATTCGGATGGTGAAAAATTAATTACCACCAGAAGCCCTATTCAATTGGACGGCGAAATTTTGGTAAGTCCGAAAGCAGCACCAAAAGTTGGAGAAGACAATATAGCAATTCATGAACAATTTTTAACCGAATAG
- a CDS encoding MaoC/PaaZ C-terminal domain-containing protein has translation MYFKSTFFEDYQLNEKRVTLGRTITETDFVVHAGHTGDFFPHHMDEEWCKTQPFGQRIAHGTMVFSIGIGLTASEINPEAFSKGYDRMRFVKPVHIGDTIHSEITISEKGEAKRPEMGTVTEHVEIINQKGEVVLVCDHLLLVKKK, from the coding sequence ATGTATTTTAAATCGACCTTTTTTGAAGATTACCAGCTCAATGAAAAACGAGTAACCTTGGGAAGAACCATTACCGAAACCGACTTTGTAGTTCACGCTGGACACACTGGCGATTTTTTCCCGCATCATATGGATGAGGAATGGTGCAAAACACAGCCTTTTGGACAGCGGATTGCCCACGGGACAATGGTTTTCAGTATTGGAATCGGCTTGACTGCATCTGAAATAAATCCGGAAGCTTTTTCTAAAGGATATGACAGAATGCGGTTTGTAAAGCCCGTACACATTGGCGACACCATCCATTCGGAAATTACTATTTCTGAAAAAGGAGAAGCTAAAAGACCCGAAATGGGAACCGTAACCGAACACGTTGAAATCATTAACCAAAAAGGTGAAGTGGTTTTGGTGTGCGATCATCTATTATTAGTAAAAAAGAAATAA
- a CDS encoding Gfo/Idh/MocA family protein: protein MDIKYKPLLPETKQPIIIIGASGIVKDAHLPAYKTAGFSVFGITNRTIAKAHAMAEEFNIPNVFENVADAVKNAPSNAVYDITVLPDQYIEILEQLPDGAAVLIQKPMGNDLAQAKEIVAVCERKKLVAGINFQLRFASYVSAARYLINQGIIGDLYDLEVKVTVNTPWELFPLIKEHPRLEILFHSVHYIDCIRSFLGNPKGVYAKTTNHPLKKLSSCRSSIILDYGDSMRVVINTNHDHHFGPKHEESYIKWEGTKGAIKAKMGLLMNYPDGMPDEFEYALPTEDGSIYEWKKIELEGSWFPEAFIGTMSNLMRFKEGSDAVLHASVQDVLDTMKVVEACYISNEKGAIPLNAL, encoded by the coding sequence ATGGATATAAAATATAAACCATTATTGCCCGAAACCAAACAGCCCATTATTATTATTGGAGCGAGCGGTATTGTAAAAGATGCACATTTACCTGCTTATAAAACGGCTGGTTTTAGTGTTTTTGGCATTACAAACAGAACGATAGCAAAAGCACATGCTATGGCTGAGGAATTCAATATTCCAAATGTTTTTGAAAACGTTGCCGATGCAGTCAAAAATGCTCCATCGAATGCTGTATATGACATCACCGTCCTGCCCGATCAATACATCGAAATATTAGAACAATTGCCAGATGGTGCTGCCGTGCTGATTCAGAAACCTATGGGAAATGATTTGGCGCAGGCCAAAGAAATAGTAGCGGTTTGTGAACGCAAAAAATTAGTAGCCGGCATCAATTTTCAATTGCGTTTTGCATCTTACGTAAGCGCAGCGCGATACCTGATAAATCAAGGAATTATTGGTGATTTGTATGATCTGGAAGTTAAGGTGACTGTAAATACGCCTTGGGAATTGTTTCCGCTGATTAAGGAACATCCAAGGTTGGAGATTCTTTTTCACAGTGTACACTATATCGATTGCATCCGCTCCTTTTTGGGAAATCCAAAAGGGGTTTATGCCAAAACAACTAATCATCCTTTGAAGAAATTATCGTCCTGTCGTTCTTCGATTATTTTGGATTACGGAGATTCGATGCGTGTGGTTATCAATACCAATCACGATCATCATTTTGGACCAAAACACGAAGAAAGCTACATCAAATGGGAAGGAACCAAAGGAGCAATCAAAGCCAAAATGGGCCTATTGATGAATTATCCTGACGGCATGCCTGATGAATTTGAATATGCATTGCCTACCGAAGACGGAAGCATTTATGAATGGAAGAAAATCGAACTGGAAGGCTCCTGGTTTCCAGAAGCTTTTATTGGCACGATGTCAAATTTGATGCGTTTTAAAGAAGGCTCAGATGCTGTTTTACATGCGAGTGTACAGGATGTTTTAGACACTATGAAAGTGGTAGAAGCCTGTTACATCAGTAATGAAAAAGGAGCAATTCCATTAAACGCATTATAG
- a CDS encoding ABC transporter substrate-binding protein produces MTKLKGITWNHTRGLLPMVATAQRFTELNPGIEITWEKRSLQEFADASIEDLAKRFDLLVIDHPWTGFGASTNAILPLSDYLSAPYIKDQEINTVGRSYGSYVFSNKLWALPIDAATPVASARLDILEKQGLKVPQTYGDLLALAKKGLVAFAGIPVDVLMSFYMYCCSLGEAPFQSDEKVISTETGKKALQMFRELAQLIDSANFSRNPIQVYEAMVNSDEIAYCPFAYGYSNYSRIGYSKNLLHFYDLVKLNDQPMISSLGGTGLAVSSFSQHIPEAIKYAEFTGSSHVQQNIFADNGGQPGHLQAWKSDRINGVTHDYFKNTLPALERAFLRPRYSGHMYFQDHAGDVVRDYLMNGGNEELVLEEMNALYAKSLNLQAK; encoded by the coding sequence ATGACAAAATTAAAAGGAATAACTTGGAATCATACCAGAGGTCTTTTACCTATGGTTGCCACAGCGCAGCGCTTTACAGAACTAAATCCAGGAATCGAAATTACATGGGAAAAAAGAAGTTTACAGGAATTTGCTGATGCTTCAATAGAAGACTTAGCCAAAAGATTTGACCTATTAGTTATTGACCATCCTTGGACGGGTTTTGGAGCAAGTACCAATGCTATTTTACCTTTATCAGATTACCTTTCTGCTCCATATATAAAAGACCAAGAAATAAATACCGTTGGGCGTTCTTATGGAAGCTACGTATTTAGCAACAAACTATGGGCGTTGCCAATAGACGCAGCAACTCCAGTCGCTTCTGCCCGATTGGATATTTTGGAAAAACAAGGACTGAAAGTTCCTCAAACGTATGGTGATTTATTGGCTTTAGCCAAAAAAGGACTGGTTGCTTTTGCAGGAATTCCAGTTGATGTATTGATGAGTTTTTATATGTACTGCTGCAGTTTGGGCGAAGCTCCGTTTCAATCGGATGAGAAAGTAATTTCGACTGAAACTGGAAAAAAAGCTTTGCAAATGTTTAGAGAATTGGCACAGCTGATAGATTCTGCTAACTTCAGCAGAAACCCGATTCAAGTTTATGAAGCGATGGTTAATTCAGATGAAATTGCCTACTGCCCTTTTGCGTATGGTTATTCCAATTATTCCCGAATTGGCTACAGCAAAAACTTACTTCATTTTTATGACCTAGTAAAATTGAATGACCAACCGATGATTAGCTCATTAGGCGGAACTGGTTTGGCTGTTTCTTCATTTAGCCAGCATATTCCTGAAGCCATTAAATATGCCGAATTCACAGGTTCTTCACACGTACAGCAAAACATTTTTGCTGATAATGGCGGACAGCCAGGACATTTGCAAGCTTGGAAAAGCGACCGAATCAATGGTGTAACACACGATTATTTCAAAAACACACTGCCTGCTTTAGAACGTGCTTTCCTGCGTCCGAGATATTCTGGACACATGTATTTTCAGGATCATGCCGGCGATGTGGTTCGTGATTATTTAATGAATGGCGGGAACGAAGAATTAGTTTTGGAAGAAATGAATGCACTTTACGCAAAGTCTTTAAACTTACAAGCTAAATGA
- a CDS encoding CaiB/BaiF CoA-transferase family protein — MKPLEDYLIVDFSQFLSGPSASLRLADLGARVIKIEKPGTGDICRTLYTSDLIMNGESSVFHTINRNKESFAIDFKQPEELQKLKKLLAKADVVMHNFRPGVMERVGLSYDDVKEINPNIIYAEISGYGTKSELKDLPGQDLLLQSLTALTWLSGNQEDGPVPMGLSIVDMLAGAHLAQGILAALYRKATHNMGAMVQVSMLESAFDFQFETITTFFNDGGELPVRTKNNNAHAYLGAPYGIYKTQNGYLALAMGSIPVLASLLKCDELLQFPENKFHLRDEIKNILAAHLQTQDTQFWLVILEPADIWCAKVLNYQQLFIEEGFKVLEFTQQVEMQDGYSYKTTRCPIKIDGEIFISTKGSPKLGQDNERIIKEFID, encoded by the coding sequence ATGAAACCATTAGAAGATTATTTAATAGTAGATTTTAGCCAGTTTCTTTCGGGACCGTCGGCCAGTTTGCGATTGGCAGATTTGGGTGCCCGCGTGATAAAAATTGAGAAGCCCGGAACCGGAGACATCTGCAGAACCTTATATACTTCTGATTTGATTATGAATGGGGAATCTTCCGTTTTTCATACTATCAACAGAAACAAAGAATCATTTGCTATTGATTTCAAACAACCTGAAGAACTTCAAAAATTAAAAAAATTACTGGCCAAAGCCGATGTTGTCATGCATAATTTCAGACCGGGAGTAATGGAACGCGTAGGTTTGAGTTATGATGATGTCAAAGAAATCAATCCAAATATAATCTATGCCGAAATTTCGGGCTACGGTACGAAATCGGAACTAAAAGATTTACCGGGACAGGATTTATTATTGCAGTCGCTGACTGCTCTTACTTGGCTGAGCGGTAATCAGGAAGATGGTCCCGTACCGATGGGGTTATCGATTGTAGATATGCTGGCTGGAGCTCATTTGGCACAAGGAATTCTAGCCGCTTTATACCGAAAAGCAACTCATAATATGGGTGCGATGGTTCAGGTAAGCATGCTGGAATCTGCTTTTGATTTTCAATTCGAAACCATTACTACTTTTTTTAACGATGGCGGTGAATTACCAGTTCGGACAAAAAACAATAATGCTCATGCTTATTTGGGAGCGCCATACGGAATTTATAAAACCCAAAATGGCTATTTAGCTCTAGCAATGGGCTCGATTCCTGTTTTAGCTTCACTTTTAAAATGTGATGAACTGCTGCAGTTTCCTGAAAATAAATTTCATTTAAGAGATGAAATCAAAAATATTCTAGCTGCGCATTTGCAAACTCAGGATACACAATTTTGGCTGGTTATTTTAGAGCCTGCTGATATTTGGTGTGCCAAAGTATTAAACTACCAACAGCTTTTTATTGAAGAAGGCTTTAAAGTTTTGGAATTTACACAGCAAGTTGAAATGCAGGACGGCTACTCCTATAAAACAACCCGATGTCCGATTAAAATAGATGGAGAAATTTTTATATCAACTAAAGGTTCACCGAAATTAGGACAGGACAACGAGCGGATTATTAAGGAATTTATAGATTGA
- a CDS encoding fumarylacetoacetate hydrolase family protein, producing MKLIRFGAVGKEKPGVIIGEKRYDVSSIVSDFNEAFFDENGLEKLKKALENNPALPEVGADVRLGSPVARPSKIICIGLNYVDHCKETGAPIPTEPIIFFKSTTSLCGPNDDLIIPKNSEKTDWEVELAFVIGKKASYVEEAEALDYVAGYALLNDYSERAFQIEMGGQWAKGKGCDTFAPLGPFLATQDEIADVNNIPMWLTVNGKKFQDSNTLNLVFKIPFLVHYLSQFMTLMPGDIISTGTPPGVGLGIKPDPIYIKPGDVIELGMEGLGSSRQVAKAYSK from the coding sequence ATGAAATTAATACGTTTTGGAGCAGTAGGAAAAGAAAAGCCAGGAGTTATTATTGGAGAAAAAAGATATGATGTATCTTCAATTGTTTCGGATTTCAATGAAGCTTTTTTTGATGAAAATGGATTAGAAAAATTAAAAAAAGCTTTGGAGAACAATCCAGCATTGCCTGAAGTTGGAGCAGATGTACGTTTAGGATCTCCAGTGGCGAGACCTTCAAAAATAATCTGCATTGGTTTAAACTATGTAGATCACTGTAAAGAAACCGGTGCTCCGATTCCAACAGAACCAATTATCTTTTTTAAATCAACTACTTCTTTATGTGGTCCAAATGATGATTTGATTATTCCAAAAAACAGTGAGAAGACTGATTGGGAAGTTGAATTGGCATTTGTTATAGGTAAAAAAGCAAGTTATGTGGAAGAAGCAGAGGCTTTGGATTATGTGGCGGGTTATGCTTTATTAAACGATTACAGCGAAAGAGCTTTTCAAATCGAAATGGGCGGACAATGGGCTAAAGGAAAAGGCTGCGATACGTTTGCGCCGCTTGGACCATTTTTGGCTACGCAGGATGAAATTGCCGATGTAAATAATATCCCAATGTGGTTAACAGTAAACGGTAAAAAATTCCAAGACAGCAACACATTGAACTTGGTTTTCAAAATTCCATTTTTAGTACATTATTTAAGCCAGTTCATGACTTTGATGCCTGGTGATATTATTAGTACAGGAACACCTCCGGGAGTTGGATTAGGAATCAAGCCAGATCCAATTTATATCAAACCGGGTGACGTTATTGAGCTAGGCATGGAAGGTTTAGGATCTAGCAGACAAGTAGCAAAAGCATACAGTAAATAA
- a CDS encoding SDR family NAD(P)-dependent oxidoreductase — MFSLQNKKAIVTGGGSGIGRAIAALFAKQGAEVHIIDLTIESAQEAVDEIKQLGGKVFSYACNVADQKEVVETFDKIGNINILVNNAGIAHVGKVDTTPEADFDRVMNVNVKGVYNCLYAAIPQFRLSNGGVILNMASIAAWVGIPDRFAYSTGKGAVMAMTLSVAKDYINEGIRCNSISPARVHTPFVDGFINKNYPGKEAEIFEKLSKSQPIGRMGKPDEVAALALYLCSDEAGFITGSDYPIDGGFIKLNN; from the coding sequence ATGTTTTCATTACAAAATAAAAAAGCAATTGTAACAGGAGGAGGCAGCGGTATTGGAAGGGCCATAGCTGCGCTGTTTGCTAAACAAGGAGCTGAGGTTCATATTATTGATTTAACAATCGAAAGTGCTCAAGAGGCTGTAGACGAGATTAAACAATTGGGAGGAAAAGTATTTTCGTATGCCTGTAATGTAGCCGATCAAAAAGAAGTTGTCGAAACATTTGATAAAATAGGAAACATCAATATTCTTGTCAATAATGCTGGGATTGCCCACGTTGGAAAAGTGGACACTACACCAGAAGCCGATTTTGACCGAGTGATGAATGTAAATGTGAAAGGGGTTTACAATTGTTTGTATGCTGCGATTCCACAATTTCGATTATCAAACGGAGGAGTAATTTTGAACATGGCTTCGATTGCGGCTTGGGTTGGTATTCCAGACCGGTTTGCTTATTCAACTGGAAAAGGAGCTGTAATGGCAATGACTTTGTCTGTTGCTAAAGACTATATTAATGAGGGCATTCGCTGTAATTCAATTTCGCCAGCGCGGGTGCATACCCCATTTGTAGATGGTTTTATCAATAAAAATTATCCAGGAAAAGAAGCTGAAATTTTCGAAAAATTATCTAAATCACAGCCAATTGGACGAATGGGGAAACCAGATGAAGTTGCTGCATTAGCGTTGTATTTATGCAGTGATGAAGCAGGTTTTATAACGGGTTCAGATTATCCTATTGATGGAGGTTTTATCAAGTTAAATAATTAA
- a CDS encoding extracellular solute-binding protein produces the protein MEKLRIAVRKFDPFETTLQKLWDLFCLKNNITIEAEMIPLELHDLYAETISKKGLKNGSWDIAHLNTDWIFDAANEKAVLDLTPLINENAPQNYPEGWHQSLLHLQQINNGTYGLPFHDGPECLIFRKDLFENLTEKENFKKQYGYELNPPKTWEEFTQIAEFFNRPEQNLYGSVFANFPDGHNMVFDFCLQLWTRGGSLLNAQNQIDIHHAEAIKALEYYRKIINNSKAVHPKTKKFGSVEAGMAFAKGEAAMAINWFGFASMCEVIEESNVKGKVDITELPHNQNHKTASLNVYWLYTIGTGSKHQKLAYDFLRFATTPESDKLLTNEGGIGCRKSTWNDAEINKTIPFYHKLEMLHENALTLPQTPIWPKIAELIDQMVLKAIESSVSSEQLLLETQKSIQKLY, from the coding sequence ATGGAAAAATTAAGAATCGCTGTTAGAAAATTCGACCCTTTTGAAACTACACTTCAAAAGCTATGGGACTTGTTCTGCCTGAAAAACAATATCACCATTGAAGCAGAAATGATTCCATTGGAATTGCACGATTTATATGCAGAAACCATTAGTAAAAAAGGATTAAAAAATGGTTCTTGGGATATTGCACATCTCAATACGGATTGGATTTTTGATGCTGCCAATGAAAAAGCAGTCCTTGATTTAACCCCGCTAATTAATGAAAATGCTCCTCAAAATTACCCTGAAGGCTGGCATCAATCGTTGCTGCATTTACAGCAAATCAACAATGGAACATACGGACTGCCTTTTCACGATGGGCCAGAATGCCTGATTTTTAGAAAAGATTTATTCGAAAATTTAACTGAAAAAGAAAATTTCAAAAAACAATACGGTTACGAATTAAATCCTCCAAAAACTTGGGAGGAATTTACTCAAATAGCCGAATTTTTTAATCGTCCGGAACAAAATTTATACGGGTCTGTCTTTGCTAATTTTCCTGATGGTCATAATATGGTATTCGATTTTTGCCTGCAATTATGGACACGCGGAGGTTCTTTATTGAATGCACAAAATCAAATAGACATTCATCATGCAGAAGCCATCAAGGCTTTAGAATATTATAGAAAAATAATAAATAATTCTAAAGCTGTTCATCCTAAAACTAAAAAATTTGGTTCGGTTGAAGCTGGTATGGCTTTCGCCAAAGGTGAAGCCGCAATGGCAATCAACTGGTTTGGATTTGCCTCAATGTGTGAAGTGATTGAAGAATCTAATGTAAAAGGAAAAGTAGACATTACAGAACTTCCCCACAACCAAAATCACAAAACCGCTTCTTTGAATGTCTATTGGCTGTACACGATTGGAACAGGAAGCAAGCATCAAAAACTAGCCTATGACTTTCTGCGGTTTGCCACTACGCCAGAGAGCGACAAATTACTGACCAATGAAGGCGGTATAGGCTGTCGGAAATCAACTTGGAATGATGCCGAAATCAATAAAACCATTCCTTTTTATCACAAGCTGGAAATGCTTCACGAAAATGCTTTAACGTTACCACAAACACCGATTTGGCCAAAAATAGCCGAACTGATTGACCAAATGGTATTAAAAGCGATTGAAAGTTCTGTTTCATCAGAACAACTATTATTGGAAACACAAAAATCAATCCAAAAATTATACTAA
- a CDS encoding SDR family oxidoreductase, translating to MDLNLKGKIIVVSGSAGKEGSIGETIINRLADEGAIPVLVDRNSRGFGYAEALQKKGIDSLFVQTDVTNPDEMQNAVNKIAAKYGRIDAVINNVGVNDGAGLDASYEEFMNSLKLNVVSYFLLVKFALPYLKESKGNILNIGSKVALTGQGGTSGYAAAKGGVLGLTREWAVDLIQFGIRSNAIIIAECYTPAYEDWIKTVPDGEAVLKKINKSIPFEGRMTKTEEIADTALFIISDRSSHTTGQFVFVEGGYVHLDRALISDVN from the coding sequence ATGGATTTAAATTTAAAAGGAAAAATAATAGTAGTATCAGGTTCGGCTGGAAAAGAAGGAAGTATTGGTGAAACCATCATCAATCGATTGGCTGATGAAGGTGCTATTCCAGTTCTTGTTGATAGAAATAGCAGAGGTTTTGGTTATGCCGAAGCATTGCAAAAAAAAGGAATCGATTCTTTATTTGTTCAAACGGATGTTACCAATCCTGATGAAATGCAAAATGCAGTTAATAAAATTGCTGCAAAATATGGAAGAATTGACGCTGTTATCAATAACGTGGGCGTAAATGACGGTGCAGGATTAGATGCTTCTTACGAGGAGTTTATGAATTCATTAAAATTGAATGTTGTAAGCTACTTCCTGTTGGTAAAATTTGCGCTTCCATACTTGAAAGAATCAAAAGGAAACATTCTGAATATTGGTTCCAAAGTGGCTCTGACTGGGCAGGGAGGTACTTCAGGTTACGCTGCCGCAAAAGGAGGAGTACTTGGACTGACCAGAGAATGGGCTGTAGATTTAATACAATTTGGTATTCGTTCCAATGCGATAATCATTGCCGAATGTTATACGCCAGCTTATGAAGACTGGATCAAAACGGTACCAGATGGTGAAGCAGTTTTGAAAAAAATCAATAAAAGTATTCCATTTGAGGGAAGAATGACCAAAACAGAAGAAATTGCAGATACAGCACTTTTCATAATTTCGGATCGTTCGTCACACACAACTGGACAATTTGTTTTTGTTGAAGGCGGTTATGTACATCTTGATCGTGCTTTAATCAGTGACGTAAATTAA
- a CDS encoding zinc-binding alcohol dehydrogenase family protein has product MKYIVCEKPKEFLLKEKPMPEPKEGEVLLKIKRIGVCGTDIHAYGGTQPYFEYPRILGHELAAEYIKGNAKGFQPDDKVTFIPYFSCGKCVACRNGLTNCCANIKVFGVHIDGGMAEYVTVPEQYLLHGQGLDYDELALIEPLAIAAHGVRRAAVKATDTVLVMGAGPIGLGLIQFAKIAGAKVIVMDINEYRLNFCKEALQADETINPLHDDVAARLAELTNGDMANVVIDATGNQKVMNSAFNYISHGGRFVLVGLQKGELSFSHPDFHKRESTLMSSRNATIEDFEYVMQCLKEGKIDPKKYITHRADFSDMITEFEKWIDPKNNTIKAIIELN; this is encoded by the coding sequence ATGAAATATATTGTTTGCGAAAAGCCGAAAGAGTTTCTGTTGAAAGAGAAACCAATGCCAGAACCAAAAGAAGGCGAAGTTTTATTAAAAATTAAAAGGATAGGAGTTTGCGGAACCGATATTCATGCTTACGGCGGAACACAGCCCTATTTTGAATATCCCCGAATTTTAGGCCACGAATTGGCTGCTGAATATATAAAAGGAAATGCTAAAGGATTTCAGCCTGACGATAAAGTAACTTTTATTCCTTATTTCAGCTGCGGAAAATGTGTGGCTTGCCGTAATGGATTGACCAATTGCTGTGCCAATATCAAAGTTTTTGGTGTGCATATTGATGGAGGAATGGCAGAATATGTGACTGTTCCTGAGCAATATTTACTGCACGGACAAGGTTTGGATTATGATGAACTGGCATTGATAGAACCCTTGGCAATCGCCGCACACGGTGTCCGCAGAGCCGCTGTAAAAGCAACCGATACTGTTTTGGTAATGGGTGCTGGACCAATCGGATTGGGATTAATTCAATTTGCCAAAATTGCCGGAGCCAAAGTTATTGTTATGGATATCAATGAGTACCGTCTTAATTTCTGCAAAGAAGCACTGCAGGCAGATGAAACGATAAATCCTCTGCATGATGATGTGGCAGCACGATTGGCGGAGCTGACTAATGGTGACATGGCCAATGTGGTGATTGATGCTACTGGAAATCAAAAAGTGATGAACAGTGCTTTCAATTACATTTCTCATGGTGGTCGATTTGTTTTAGTTGGTCTTCAAAAAGGAGAATTGAGTTTTAGCCATCCTGATTTTCATAAAAGAGAATCTACTTTAATGAGTAGCCGTAATGCTACCATCGAAGATTTTGAATATGTTATGCAATGTCTCAAAGAAGGTAAAATCGATCCTAAAAAATACATCACGCACAGAGCTGATTTTTCGGATATGATTACTGAATTTGAAAAATGGATTGATCCAAAAAATAATACTATTAAAGCAATTATAGAATTGAATTAA